The window AGCGATCTTGTCAACTTCATCAATATAAACGATGCCGCACTCTGCAAGCTCAATATCGTCTTTGGCCTCTTTAACCAAATCCCTGATCAGGTCCTCAACATCTCCCCCCACATAGCCGGTCTCGGAAAATTTAGTGGCATCCGCCTTGACAAAAGGCACCCCGATCTTTTTGGCGATCAGTTTGATCAGGTAGGTTTTTCCAATACCTGTGGGACCGAGCAGCAGGATATTGCTTTTAATATTTCCCGTGATCCTGAAAGGTTCACTGATCATGGTTTCCTGGTGCCGGATACGGTTGAAATGAGTGCAGATCTTTGTGGCAAGAACAGATTTTGCTTTGTCCTGCCGGACAACATACTGGTCAAGGTAGCTGATCAGTTCCGACGGTTTGATATTGAAATCAATCAGCTTTTTTTTGCCCGACTCAGGTGTTGTGCCGGTGATGATCTCCTGTTGGGGCTGAATGGAAGGTGTCAGAATCTTAACACTTCCACCAAATTTCTTGTTGAGAAACTCCCCAAGTTCTTTTTCGATTTTCTTCGGGTCAGGCCCGGTGGCATCATTGCGGTAAGTCATAATCAGGTACAATAAGCCCATCTGCACATAATTCAAGGTGCAAGTTCAACGGCTTATTTCTTTTTTTCCTTAAAATATTCACAAGGTTTTCCCGAAGACTGGAATACGGTAACACTGGGCAGTTGGCGGCTTTTAAACCCCAAAGCCCTGCAGCCGTTTGGGTGGGCCGGTTCCCAAGTCACATAAAAAAACCGGCACTTGTAACAATTTCTTTTATTGTCCTCGTCCATAATGACACTATAAAAAGAGACTATAAAAAAAGCCGCGGCATATTTGCCGCGGCTTTGGATATTTGGTGCCGAAGGGGAGATTTGAACTCCCACGGGTCTCCCCACACGCCCCTCAAGCGTGCGTGTCTACCTATTCCACCACTTCGGCAAAGACCTTACTGTATTTATTCACTCTTCTGATCTGTCTGCTGTCCTGCTACATCCTTCATAACACTGGACTGGGATTGGTGTCCTGACGTATATGCCAACATAAGGGATGTAATCATGAAAACAATGGCCACGACCGTAGTTATTTTGGTCAGGATGTTTGCGGGCCCAGCGGCACCAAAAAGTGCCTGACTGCCTGCACCACCCATGGATACGCCCATCTCTGCACCCTTACCCGTCTGCAACAGCACAACAAGTATCAGAAAGATACATACTGCGACATGTATTGCTATCAAAATGCCTGTCATAATAAAATAGCCTAAAACCTAATAATTTTATTAAAATCTTCCGGGTTCAGGCTTGCGCCTCCCACCAATGCGCCGTCAACATCATCAAGCTGCATCAGATCATTGATATTACCGGGCTTGACTGATCCTCCGTATAAAATTCTGATCTTTGCAGCGAAGGATTCAGCATATTTTTCCTTGAGCAGGTTCCTCAAAAATCCGTGTACTTCTTTGACCTGCTCCGGTCCGGCTGTCTTTCCGGTGCCAATTGCCCACACCGGCTCATAGGCCAGAATCAGGGTGTCAAGTTCCTCAAGACCAAAGCCTTTTAACCCATCTGATACCTGTTTGTCAAGGACAAAAAAAGTTTTATCCGCCTCCCGTTGACTTTCGGTCTCTCCAATGCACATCACAGGGATAAGTCCGGCATCAAGGGCGGCACGGATTTTACTGCACACATGATCATCGGTTTCTCCAAAATACTGCCTGCGTTCGGAATGGCCGATAATAACATAGTCGGCACCTGCATCCCTGATCATTGCCCCGGATACTTCCCCGGTAAACGCACCTTCCGTGCCCGGATAAATATTTTGTGCACCTAACCGTACTATAGAATTTTTGCCCAGAGCAGCTGCCACTAAAGGCAATGACAGTGCGGTGGGCGCAATCATGATATCAACGCCCTTCACCCCTTTGCTTAAATCTGCCAGTTGTTTAGCCGTAGCAACAGCCTGGGCTCCTGTTTTGTACATTTTCCAGTTACCGGCAATTAATGGCGTTCTTGTTGCAGTTCCTGTCATTTTTCCTCTCCTTTAAAGAGCGAGTCCCACCATGGTGGCCAGATCAACCATACGATGAGAATAGCCTGCCTCGTTGTCGTACCATGAAAAGATTTTTACCATATTTCCGTTGATGACATCCGTACAGGATGCATCAACAATGGAAGAGAGCGGACAGGAGTTATGATCAATGGATACCAGGGGTTTTTCGCAATAGCCAAGATAGCCCGAAAGATCTGTTTCCGATGCCTTTTTAAGGGCCTGATTGATCATCTCTTTAGTCAGATCCTTTTTTTCGGTGGTAACCACAAGATCCACAAGAGACACATTGGGCGTGGGTACCCGTACGGCAAGTCCGTTAAGTCTGCCTTCAAGTTCGGGCAGAACCAGGGAAACCGCTTTGGCCGCACCCGTAGTGGTGGGAATCATGGACAGGGCAGCTGCCCTTGCCCGGCGCAAATCCTTGTGGGGGAAATCAAGCAGGCGCTGGTCACCCGTATAGGAGTGAATCGTGGTCATAAGTCCGGATACAATGCCGAAGTTCTCCAGCAGCACCTTGGCCACAGGCGCCAGACAGTTGGTGGTACAGGAGGCATTGGACAGAATGTGGTGATTGCCCGGATCGTAATCTTCATGGTTGACGCCCATAACAATGGTGACATCCGGATCCTTGGCAGGCGCTGAAATAATGACTTTTTTGGCCCCGCCTTCAAGGTGCTTTCCCGCGGTTTCACGGTTTCTGAAAAGCCCTGTGCATTCCAGAACAATGTCCACACCGGCATCGGCCCAGGCAATCTGGGCAGGATCTTTTAGCGCAGTAACCCAGATCTGTTTTCCATCCACCACAATACACCCGTCCCCATGGGTTACTTCGTTGGACAGACGCCCGTGTACAGAGTCATATGTGAGCAGATGGGCAATGCTTTCAGTATCTGTCAGATCGTTAATGGCCGCAACTTCAATGGCATCATTTTCCAAGGCAGCCCGAAAGACCATACGTCCGATCCTGCCAAATCCGTTAATACCTATTTTTACAGTCATTATCAGCCTCCTTCAAAAATGAAAATATTATCCATGCCCAAAAGGGAAGACGGGCATGGCATCGGTTAGGACAAGGACCGGCTGGTCCCTTTCAGAATATCGCTGGCAAGAGAAATACTTTTTTTCCCGTGTTCAATCAGGGCCGCAGTCAACGCTTTAATATCCATTTTCTCCCGGGAAGTTACCGCTTTGAGAACAATGGGCAGATTGACGCCTGAAATCACTTCAACCTTTCCCTCTTCAAGAAAGGCGTAAGCCAGGTTTGAAGGTGTACCCCCGAACATGTCGGTTAAAATGATAACGCCTTTTTCGCAATAAACATCTTTGATGCCCTGCTTAATTCTTTTTCGTAAACCCTCCGGATCCTGTTTGATGTCTATGGATATTGCTGCAAGGTTTTCCTGCTTTTTCCCCAGAATGAATTCCAGGGTTTCAATCAATGTTGCACCTAAATTCGCATGGGTGACAATTAAAATTCCTGTCATAGTCTGCCTGCTATAATTCTTTGAGGTCTCTGTCAATATCTCTGTGCTGTAAATTAGGGTTCAGGCCTTTTTTAACCAGCCGTTCAAAGACGGCCCGGGAAACGGCTACGCTTCTGTGGCGTCCGCCGGTACAGCCAAAGGCGAATGTCAGATAAGCCTTATTTTCTTTTTTATATAAAGGAACAAGATAGTCAATGAGATTGTTATATATTTCTAAAAAGTTTTTTGCCTCCGGGGTTTCCAGGACAAAGGTCTTTACCGCATCGGATTCTCCGTTCTGGGCTTTAAGTTCCGGAACAAAATAGGGATTGGCCAAGAACCGAAGATCCACCACATTATCTGCATCAACCGGAATCCCGTATTTATAGCCAAAAGACATGATATTCAGCTTCATGAAGTTTTCGCAAACCGCATCATGGGATACAAGGTGCAGAATCTGAGCTTTCAGCTGATGAACATTGAAATTGGAGGTGTCAATGATCTTGTGGGCCAGCTGACGGACACAGGCCATACTCTGCTTTTCAGCTTTGATGCTGTCCAAAAGGTTTTTTCCATTATCCAGCGGGTGGTGTCTGCGGGTCTGACTGAAACGTTTGACCAGGGTCTGGGTATCCGCCTCAAGAAATATGATGACCGGAGAAACACCCATCTCTTCCAAAGCCGACACCCCTGAAACAAATGTGTTTAAAAAGGCTTGTGACCGCATATCCATCACAAAGGCGGCCCCCTTAACTTTGGAATTCTCCCCTAACGGTAATTCCAGCACCTTGGGCACAAGTTCCATGGGCATGTTATCAATGCAGTAAAAAGATGCATCTTCAAAGGCCTGGGCCACGGTTGTCTTCCCGGAACCTGAAATTCCTGTGATGATATATACCTTCAAGGTGTCCATGGTTAAAATTCTTCGTCATTCTCCACAATGACCTGATAAATCTGCTCTGTTGATTCCGCGGATAACAGACGTTCTTTAAACTGATTCATTTTCAGCCTTTTGGAAATCTGGGCAAGAACCTTTAAATGCCCCCCTGTGGAATGTTCGGGGGTTAAAAGCAGAAAAAAAAGATGAACCGGCCGGTTATCCAAAGAGTCAAAATCAATCCCTTTGATACTTCGTCCAAAACCGACTGCAATGGATTTCACCGAGGGGAGCTTGCCGTGGGGAATGGCGATACCTCCTCCAATGCCTGTGGAGCTTAAGGTTTCACGCTCCATCAGGACAATGGCAACATCCTGGGCCTCAGCCCCGGCCATGGGTGCCACAGCTCCGGACAGCTCCTTTATAACTTCTGGTTTGTTCTTGGCTTTAAGATCTTCGACAATGGCGTCCAGTTGTATAATGTCACTGAATTTCATAGGTTTCGACTATCCTTGGGGGGCAATCAGTCCCAGTTTTCCGTTATTATGTTTATAAATCACATTGACCTGTTGCGTGCGGGCATTAACAAAAGCATAGAAAGATTTTTTGCCCGACTCCAGTTCAATCACCGCATCCTCAATGTCCATGGGCTTTGTCTCAAGGGGCTCTACAATAATATTATCGTCCATGGACCCTGGTAAAGGTTCATCTGTACCGAACTCCAGGGCGTCTGCCAGACTTGGTTTATTGCCTGACATATGTTTTTTGATTTTTTCCTTGTGTTTTGTGACCTGGCCTTTGACTTTATCGACCAAGGTGTCAATGGCGGCATACATGCTTTCAGCTTCTTCCTTTGCATGGATGTTAAGTGCTCCGCTGGTTAACGTAATTTCCGCAATGTGCCTTATTTTTTCAATACTTAGAACCACACTGGCCTCGGCCGGCCCGTCCAGTATCTTGTCAAACCGTTTAAATTTTTTATTTACATAGGATTTCAGGGAATCGGATGCATCTATTTTTTTGAACGTAATCGTGACCTGCATAGATTGACTCTCCCTTTTATAATTGTTTTCGTTTATTGGACGGTAGGATATTGAGCACCTTTCTGTATTTTGCAACTGTGCGCCGGGCAATCTGAATATCTGATTCCTGCAGAATTGCAGCGATCCTGTCATCACTTAAGGGAGAATTGGCATCTTCATTGTCGATGAGTTGCTTTATTCTCTCCTTGACACTGGCTGATGCCATGGAAGGACCATCACCCCGCTCTATGGAACTGTTGAAAAAATATTTCAGCTCAAACAACCCCTGGGGGGTGTATGCATATTTATTGGTTGTCACCCGGCTGATCGTGGATTCATGCATTTCAATATCTTCAGCAATGTCTTTTAAAATCAAAGGGCGCAGATAGGCGATACCTTTCTCAAAAAATTCCCGTTGAAATTTTATGATGCTTTCCATGACCAGATAGATGGTTTTCTGGCGTTGGTGAATGGATTTTATCAACCAGGATGCAGACTGCATCTTTTCATTGAGATATGTTTTGGTATCCTTGGGAATTTTTTTACCGGTGGCCACAGCTTCTCTATAGAATTTTGAAATCCTTAATTTGGGCAGCCCGTC is drawn from uncultured Desulfobacter sp. and contains these coding sequences:
- the raiA gene encoding ribosome-associated translation inhibitor RaiA, with amino-acid sequence MQVTITFKKIDASDSLKSYVNKKFKRFDKILDGPAEASVVLSIEKIRHIAEITLTSGALNIHAKEEAESMYAAIDTLVDKVKGQVTKHKEKIKKHMSGNKPSLADALEFGTDEPLPGSMDDNIIVEPLETKPMDIEDAVIELESGKKSFYAFVNARTQQVNVIYKHNNGKLGLIAPQG
- the secG gene encoding preprotein translocase subunit SecG; its protein translation is MTGILIAIHVAVCIFLILVVLLQTGKGAEMGVSMGGAGSQALFGAAGPANILTKITTVVAIVFMITSLMLAYTSGHQSQSSVMKDVAGQQTDQKSE
- a CDS encoding PTS sugar transporter subunit IIA — translated: MKFSDIIQLDAIVEDLKAKNKPEVIKELSGAVAPMAGAEAQDVAIVLMERETLSSTGIGGGIAIPHGKLPSVKSIAVGFGRSIKGIDFDSLDNRPVHLFFLLLTPEHSTGGHLKVLAQISKRLKMNQFKERLLSAESTEQIYQVIVENDEEF
- the tpiA gene encoding triose-phosphate isomerase; translation: MTGTATRTPLIAGNWKMYKTGAQAVATAKQLADLSKGVKGVDIMIAPTALSLPLVAAALGKNSIVRLGAQNIYPGTEGAFTGEVSGAMIRDAGADYVIIGHSERRQYFGETDDHVCSKIRAALDAGLIPVMCIGETESQREADKTFFVLDKQVSDGLKGFGLEELDTLILAYEPVWAIGTGKTAGPEQVKEVHGFLRNLLKEKYAESFAAKIRILYGGSVKPGNINDLMQLDDVDGALVGGASLNPEDFNKIIRF
- a CDS encoding PTS sugar transporter subunit IIA → MTGILIVTHANLGATLIETLEFILGKKQENLAAISIDIKQDPEGLRKRIKQGIKDVYCEKGVIILTDMFGGTPSNLAYAFLEEGKVEVISGVNLPIVLKAVTSREKMDIKALTAALIEHGKKSISLASDILKGTSRSLS
- the gap gene encoding type I glyceraldehyde-3-phosphate dehydrogenase codes for the protein MTVKIGINGFGRIGRMVFRAALENDAIEVAAINDLTDTESIAHLLTYDSVHGRLSNEVTHGDGCIVVDGKQIWVTALKDPAQIAWADAGVDIVLECTGLFRNRETAGKHLEGGAKKVIISAPAKDPDVTIVMGVNHEDYDPGNHHILSNASCTTNCLAPVAKVLLENFGIVSGLMTTIHSYTGDQRLLDFPHKDLRRARAAALSMIPTTTGAAKAVSLVLPELEGRLNGLAVRVPTPNVSLVDLVVTTEKKDLTKEMINQALKKASETDLSGYLGYCEKPLVSIDHNSCPLSSIVDASCTDVINGNMVKIFSWYDNEAGYSHRMVDLATMVGLAL
- the rapZ gene encoding RNase adapter RapZ codes for the protein MDTLKVYIITGISGSGKTTVAQAFEDASFYCIDNMPMELVPKVLELPLGENSKVKGAAFVMDMRSQAFLNTFVSGVSALEEMGVSPVIIFLEADTQTLVKRFSQTRRHHPLDNGKNLLDSIKAEKQSMACVRQLAHKIIDTSNFNVHQLKAQILHLVSHDAVCENFMKLNIMSFGYKYGIPVDADNVVDLRFLANPYFVPELKAQNGESDAVKTFVLETPEAKNFLEIYNNLIDYLVPLYKKENKAYLTFAFGCTGGRHRSVAVSRAVFERLVKKGLNPNLQHRDIDRDLKEL